One Halovivax ruber XH-70 genomic region harbors:
- a CDS encoding nitrous oxide reductase accessory protein NosL: MNARDGDRRSGASRPVARSTTRRRVLAAAGVGGVSLVAGCMGDEEEPDGPDDPSSDGSDVPYSAAANAIDDHPVDEPVMFTRSHQCPVCGMGPADYAGWACQLAHADGTGLFFESPGCLLAYVVVPRAHPTDAPIERTWFVDYAETELFDAADGYLVAETELENQHGPMSGSPVPFATRERAVAYVDDADHLGEDAIITMDDVDFELADFYRGNRMPDTPTATDD, translated from the coding sequence ATGAACGCGCGTGACGGGGACCGCCGCAGTGGAGCCAGTCGGCCGGTCGCCCGTTCGACGACGCGTCGACGTGTTCTCGCGGCTGCGGGTGTCGGTGGTGTCTCGCTCGTCGCCGGGTGTATGGGGGACGAAGAAGAGCCAGACGGACCCGACGACCCGTCGTCCGACGGGTCGGACGTCCCCTACAGCGCAGCCGCGAACGCCATCGACGACCACCCGGTCGACGAACCGGTCATGTTCACCCGATCACACCAGTGTCCCGTCTGTGGGATGGGACCGGCAGATTACGCCGGATGGGCCTGTCAACTCGCTCACGCTGACGGAACCGGCCTGTTCTTCGAGTCGCCGGGGTGTCTCCTCGCGTACGTCGTCGTTCCGCGTGCCCATCCGACCGACGCACCGATCGAGCGCACCTGGTTCGTCGATTACGCCGAAACCGAACTGTTCGATGCCGCCGACGGCTACCTCGTCGCGGAGACCGAACTGGAGAATCAGCACGGGCCGATGAGCGGGAGCCCGGTTCCGTTCGCGACGCGTGAGCGCGCGGTCGCGTACGTCGATGACGCGGATCACCTGGGCGAGGACGCGATCATCACCATGGACGACGTGGATTTCGAACTCGCCGACTTCTATCGGGGCAATCGGATGCCCGACACCCCGACCGCTACGGACGACTGA
- a CDS encoding DMT family transporter codes for MLSSTDRCVTPLAALAVAVFAASTSAILVRWSGAPSTVAAFYRVLFTTLLVAPIAVWFHREEFALLSRRDLGFATLAGVALAIHFGTWFESLNHTSVAASVTLVQLQPVFVAIGAGLVLGERITRRTVGAIGVAIAGAAVMSFGDAGRAPLADSSAFGNALALVGAMTLAGYVLAGRSIRQRVSLFPYVTVVYAACAITLFAVVGVQGHDYVAYSPTEWLLFLAMALVPGILGHTLINWTLEHVESVVVSVAWLGEPLGATLLALGLLGEVPDAITLVGGVIVLGGIFATTRTRGRGS; via the coding sequence GTGCTCTCGTCGACGGACCGTTGCGTCACGCCGCTGGCTGCCCTCGCGGTCGCCGTGTTCGCGGCGAGTACGAGCGCGATTCTCGTTCGCTGGAGTGGCGCTCCGTCGACGGTCGCCGCGTTCTACCGCGTGCTCTTTACGACACTGCTAGTGGCGCCGATCGCCGTCTGGTTCCATCGCGAAGAGTTCGCCCTCCTCTCACGGCGCGACCTCGGCTTCGCCACGCTTGCCGGTGTCGCGCTTGCGATTCACTTCGGAACGTGGTTCGAGAGTCTGAATCACACGAGTGTGGCGGCGAGCGTGACGCTCGTTCAGTTGCAACCGGTCTTCGTGGCCATCGGCGCGGGGCTCGTCCTCGGCGAGCGGATCACCCGGCGGACGGTCGGGGCTATCGGCGTGGCGATCGCCGGGGCCGCGGTCATGTCGTTCGGCGACGCCGGGCGGGCGCCGCTCGCTGATTCGTCAGCGTTCGGTAACGCCCTCGCACTCGTCGGGGCGATGACGCTGGCCGGGTACGTCCTCGCCGGGCGGTCGATCCGTCAGCGCGTCTCGCTCTTTCCGTACGTCACCGTGGTCTACGCCGCGTGTGCGATCACCCTGTTCGCCGTCGTCGGCGTCCAGGGCCACGACTACGTGGCCTATTCACCCACCGAGTGGCTGCTCTTTCTCGCGATGGCGCTCGTCCCGGGTATTCTGGGTCACACGCTGATCAACTGGACGCTCGAACACGTCGAATCGGTCGTCGTCAGCGTCGCCTGGCTGGGCGAACCGCTCGGCGCGACGCTGCTCGCCCTCGGTCTCCTTGGCGAGGTACCGGACGCGATCACGCTCGTCGGCGGGGTGATCGTCCTCGGGGGTATTTTCGCCACTACTCGGACTCGGGGACGCGGTTCGTAA
- a CDS encoding eCIS core domain-containing protein, producing the protein MGRKRKRRRQHKDGERRSRERDDRRKESGEDDQQVFTPMGMPDAPIPDAPIPDATPPDATPSVGLPAMENVNPIPQTDRVSMASRGYGHEAQEHIMRATEGTETNPHDVPDPVLDVLAIGTGKSLDASLQRALEARMDADFSNVQVHTGPEAAKATDAIDARAFTCGNAIVFNDGEYDPESAEGQYLLAHELAHVKQQTGAAISMMPQSDADLEIDPDPQLEREADRAAEEALSGEEPLIVNRLGTDVHIQRKDWNAGLANAERLSTAEGPGPVGGTVDDLTTKTYRLTQDELVDLVESVDAPDELPAYVEANDIDVSSRLQDTMGGGFKGATSGWKAGSMAGSLAGPAGALAGGLAAMPVGYFIAQQYGNGTADTIQKRLRSLLGLTTEQEFENEQEKQDKSVWFSSLRG; encoded by the coding sequence ATGGGACGGAAGAGAAAACGTCGAAGACAGCACAAGGACGGCGAGCGGCGGTCACGTGAGCGGGACGATCGCCGCAAAGAAAGTGGTGAGGACGACCAGCAAGTGTTCACTCCCATGGGAATGCCCGATGCGCCGATTCCCGACGCGCCCATTCCGGACGCGACGCCGCCCGATGCCACGCCGTCGGTCGGCTTGCCGGCGATGGAGAACGTGAATCCGATCCCGCAGACAGACCGGGTGTCGATGGCCAGTCGCGGCTACGGCCACGAGGCACAGGAGCACATCATGCGCGCGACGGAGGGGACGGAGACGAATCCGCACGACGTCCCCGATCCGGTGCTGGACGTGCTCGCAATTGGCACTGGGAAGTCGCTCGACGCTTCGCTCCAGCGGGCGCTCGAAGCGCGGATGGATGCCGACTTCTCGAACGTCCAGGTTCACACCGGGCCGGAGGCGGCGAAAGCTACAGATGCGATTGACGCGCGGGCGTTCACTTGCGGCAACGCGATCGTGTTCAACGATGGCGAGTACGATCCCGAGAGCGCGGAGGGACAGTATCTCTTAGCGCACGAGTTGGCTCACGTCAAACAGCAGACGGGCGCGGCGATCTCGATGATGCCGCAGTCGGACGCCGATCTTGAGATCGATCCGGATCCGCAGCTAGAGCGTGAAGCGGATCGGGCGGCCGAAGAAGCGCTGTCCGGAGAGGAACCGCTGATCGTGAACCGGCTGGGAACCGACGTCCATATCCAGCGGAAGGACTGGAACGCCGGTCTCGCGAACGCCGAGCGACTCTCGACGGCCGAGGGCCCTGGCCCCGTCGGCGGGACAGTCGACGATCTGACCACCAAGACCTACCGGCTGACGCAGGACGAGCTCGTCGACCTCGTCGAATCGGTCGACGCACCTGACGAACTCCCGGCCTACGTCGAGGCGAACGATATCGACGTCTCCAGCCGCCTGCAGGACACGATGGGCGGCGGCTTCAAGGGCGCGACGTCGGGTTGGAAGGCCGGTTCGATGGCGGGCTCGCTCGCCGGTCCCGCCGGGGCACTGGCGGGTGGCCTCGCGGCGATGCCGGTCGGCTACTTCATCGCCCAGCAGTACGGGAACGGAACGGCCGACACAATACAGAAGCGCCTTCGGTCACTACTCGGACTCACTACCGAACAGGAGTTCGAGAACGAGCAGGAGAAACAGGACAAGAGTGTTTGGTTCAGCAGCCTGAGGGGATAA
- a CDS encoding winged helix-turn-helix domain-containing protein: protein MSQSPQAGKPDPGTVLGALGSKYSAEILCAAGTPKSAQTLSDDIEIPIATCYRRIEDLVEAGLLEREGRQLSEEGRRTNIYRRTIDEVEIDFSDDSPRFTEKRRTEAKNRLQDQRLE from the coding sequence ATGTCACAGAGTCCCCAGGCAGGGAAGCCGGACCCCGGGACGGTTCTCGGCGCCCTCGGGAGCAAATATAGCGCGGAAATCTTGTGTGCGGCGGGAACACCGAAATCTGCACAGACACTCAGCGACGACATCGAGATACCGATCGCGACCTGTTATCGACGCATCGAGGACCTCGTCGAGGCCGGGCTGTTAGAACGCGAGGGCCGTCAGCTCTCCGAGGAGGGCCGGCGGACGAACATCTACCGCCGGACGATCGACGAAGTCGAGATCGACTTCAGCGACGACTCCCCCAGATTTACGGAGAAACGACGCACGGAAGCGAAGAATCGGCTCCAGGACCAGCGGCTGGAGTGA
- a CDS encoding ATP-NAD kinase family protein, translating into MTTLGFVANPIAGMGGRVGLKGTDGMLAEARDRGAEPRAPERAREAIEAYVQRDPDAAIFTAGSPMGADAVRDAGVEPTVVYEPPETLSETSASDTRETVSALLDHDVDLVLFVGGDGTAVDVASVLEERDAETPMLGVPAGVKIYSAVFGVTPADAGRVAATYDDVAAREVNDIDEAAYREGTVQTELKAVVPVPVTRGVQSGKQLASGSTETLAAGFAREIDPERTYVFGPGGTVGAIQEELGADASPLGVDVWRDGEILARDAAEADILETMTDPTTVVVSPIGGQGFVFGRGNHQLSPAVLRRADDIEVVASGAKLDGIDVLRVDTDDATLDESLRGWMDVRTGRFTTRMVKVV; encoded by the coding sequence ATGACAACACTGGGGTTCGTCGCGAACCCGATCGCGGGGATGGGTGGGCGAGTCGGGTTGAAGGGGACCGACGGGATGCTCGCGGAGGCTCGCGACCGAGGAGCCGAGCCGCGGGCACCCGAGCGGGCCCGCGAGGCCATCGAGGCGTACGTTCAGCGCGACCCGGACGCGGCGATTTTCACTGCGGGGTCACCGATGGGTGCGGACGCCGTTCGTGACGCCGGTGTCGAACCGACCGTCGTGTACGAACCGCCGGAGACACTGTCCGAGACGAGTGCCAGCGATACCCGCGAGACGGTCAGTGCACTTCTCGACCACGACGTGGACCTCGTTCTGTTCGTCGGCGGCGACGGGACTGCCGTCGACGTCGCTTCCGTCCTCGAAGAGCGAGACGCCGAAACCCCGATGCTGGGTGTCCCAGCCGGCGTGAAGATCTACTCCGCGGTGTTCGGGGTCACGCCGGCGGACGCTGGCCGCGTCGCCGCGACGTACGACGACGTCGCGGCTCGCGAGGTGAACGACATCGACGAAGCCGCCTATCGGGAGGGAACGGTCCAGACCGAACTCAAGGCCGTCGTTCCCGTGCCCGTGACGCGAGGGGTCCAGTCTGGCAAACAACTCGCGAGCGGGAGCACCGAGACGCTCGCCGCCGGATTCGCCCGCGAGATCGATCCGGAGCGGACGTACGTCTTCGGCCCTGGCGGTACCGTCGGCGCGATTCAGGAGGAGCTGGGTGCTGACGCCTCTCCACTCGGGGTCGACGTCTGGCGCGACGGGGAGATCCTCGCACGCGACGCCGCCGAAGCGGACATCCTCGAGACGATGACCGATCCGACGACCGTCGTCGTCTCGCCGATCGGCGGTCAAGGCTTCGTCTTCGGGCGCGGCAATCACCAGCTCTCGCCCGCCGTCCTGCGGCGGGCCGACGACATCGAGGTGGTCGCGTCGGGGGCGAAACTCGACGGGATCGACGTCCTCCGGGTCGACACGGACGATGCGACGCTCGACGAGTCGCTCCGCGGCTGGATGGACGTTCGAACCGGACGGTTCACCACGCGAATGGTCAAAGTGGTCTGA
- a CDS encoding RNA-guided endonuclease InsQ/TnpB family protein gives MLDTTRTYVACITNHGQVRDDLDQCGFSASKLWNVGRYYIQDRWDEDGEIPDEAELKSALKDHECYNDLHSQSSQRVLEELAEAFTGWYNSDDGNNPPGYRKRGDRHPRSTVTWKQKGIKHDDKHGQLRLSKGFNLKEGRSDFILAEYETRPDVDVENIQQVRAVWNGDEWELHIVCKKGIPVEDAPGDKTAGIDLGISNYLAIDYEDGASELYPGNVLKEDKHYFTRDEYQTEGENGPSKRALKARQKLSRRKNHFLHTLSNHIVQRCVKEGVGKIAVGDLSDIREDKDGEPRNWGASGNKKLHGWEFNRFTNLLEYKAEEHGILVYRMDEENTSKTCSCCGQVRDSNRVERGLYVCSSCETTMNADVNGAVNIRRRITQSPPTGDMSNGWLAQPGGFLFDRESGRFTPRE, from the coding sequence ATGCTGGATACAACCCGCACCTACGTCGCCTGCATCACGAACCACGGACAGGTTCGTGACGACCTCGACCAGTGTGGGTTCTCCGCCTCGAAACTGTGGAACGTCGGACGCTACTACATCCAAGACCGGTGGGATGAAGACGGTGAGATACCCGATGAAGCCGAGCTGAAATCAGCGTTGAAAGACCACGAATGCTACAATGACTTACATTCTCAGTCAAGTCAGCGAGTTCTCGAAGAACTTGCTGAAGCGTTCACTGGTTGGTACAACTCCGACGACGGCAACAACCCACCGGGCTACAGGAAACGTGGCGACCGACACCCGCGCTCCACCGTCACGTGGAAACAGAAAGGCATCAAACACGACGACAAACACGGCCAACTCCGCCTCTCGAAAGGCTTCAACCTGAAAGAAGGTCGGTCAGACTTCATCCTCGCGGAGTACGAAACCCGCCCCGACGTAGACGTCGAGAACATCCAGCAGGTGCGTGCCGTCTGGAATGGCGACGAGTGGGAACTCCACATCGTCTGCAAGAAAGGAATTCCAGTCGAAGACGCACCCGGCGATAAGACGGCGGGTATCGATCTCGGGATCAGTAACTATCTCGCCATCGACTACGAAGATGGTGCGAGTGAGCTGTATCCGGGAAACGTGTTGAAAGAGGACAAGCACTACTTCACCCGCGACGAGTACCAGACCGAAGGTGAAAACGGGCCGTCCAAGCGTGCGTTGAAGGCTCGACAGAAACTTTCCCGACGTAAAAACCATTTCCTCCATACCCTCAGCAATCACATCGTGCAACGGTGTGTCAAGGAAGGTGTGGGAAAGATAGCGGTTGGCGACCTCAGCGACATCCGTGAAGACAAAGACGGCGAGCCTCGGAACTGGGGTGCGTCGGGGAACAAGAAACTCCACGGGTGGGAGTTTAACCGCTTCACAAATTTGCTCGAATACAAGGCCGAAGAACACGGTATCCTTGTTTACCGTATGGACGAAGAGAACACGAGCAAGACGTGTTCGTGTTGTGGACAGGTTCGTGATAGCAACCGTGTGGAGCGTGGTCTGTACGTCTGTTCTTCGTGCGAAACGACGATGAACGCAGATGTGAACGGTGCGGTGAACATTCGCAGAAGGATAACTCAGAGTCCCCCGACGGGAGATATGAGTAACGGCTGGTTGGCACAGCCCGGAGGCTTCCTGTTCGACCGCGAGAGCGGACGGTTCACACCGAGAGAATAG
- a CDS encoding phosphate signaling complex PhoU family protein yields the protein MKTRKVQRLGPSTLAMTLPAEWASAQDVEKGDEVSLRMGSNGTLTVLPESAHAEETEAVVHSDELDANAVERAIVAQYALGRRVIHVEREDGALDSDIINAVYRAETQLMGLGVIEETPESIAIRCSVDPADFTLDNLLTRLERTGRTMRGEAIKALAHGNPDLAERALNRERQANKIFVLILRLIFSAHGNPAVAQAVGLDGGVSLIGYRSIAKNLELTADNAEDIADIVMETDGHTLDVENAVMADVRALNDEVDEITTLAVEAAVNREYDLAIDARTSFGEISAHEREILTSLPEMPNEDLLQIREVLVSLEQTAQYAVRNAEIAANLSLNEESAHTTIS from the coding sequence ATGAAGACGCGAAAGGTCCAGCGACTCGGACCGTCCACGCTCGCGATGACGCTGCCCGCGGAGTGGGCGAGCGCACAGGACGTCGAGAAGGGTGACGAGGTGTCGCTGCGGATGGGGTCGAATGGAACGCTGACGGTACTACCGGAGTCGGCCCACGCCGAGGAGACGGAAGCGGTAGTTCACTCCGACGAACTCGATGCCAACGCCGTCGAGCGGGCCATCGTCGCACAGTACGCCCTCGGTCGGCGTGTGATCCACGTCGAACGCGAGGACGGGGCGCTCGACTCGGACATCATCAACGCGGTCTATCGCGCGGAGACGCAACTGATGGGGCTCGGGGTCATCGAAGAGACGCCCGAGAGCATCGCCATCCGGTGTTCCGTCGATCCGGCGGATTTCACGCTCGATAACTTGCTCACCCGGCTCGAACGCACCGGCCGGACGATGCGTGGCGAGGCGATCAAAGCACTCGCCCACGGGAACCCGGATCTCGCAGAGCGTGCGCTCAACCGCGAACGCCAGGCGAACAAGATCTTCGTGCTCATTCTCCGGCTCATCTTCAGCGCACACGGCAACCCGGCGGTCGCACAGGCCGTCGGCCTCGACGGCGGCGTCTCGTTGATCGGCTACCGATCCATCGCGAAGAACCTCGAACTCACGGCCGACAACGCAGAAGACATCGCCGACATCGTCATGGAAACCGACGGCCACACGTTGGACGTCGAAAACGCCGTCATGGCCGACGTCCGAGCGTTGAACGACGAGGTCGACGAGATCACGACCCTGGCCGTGGAAGCTGCCGTGAATCGCGAGTACGATCTCGCGATCGACGCCCGGACGAGTTTTGGCGAGATCTCCGCCCACGAACGCGAGATCCTGACGTCGTTACCCGAGATGCCGAACGAGGACCTCCTCCAGATCAGGGAAGTCCTCGTCAGTCTGGAGCAGACGGCCCAGTACGCCGTCAGAAATGCAGAAATCGCGGCGAACCTGTCCCTGAACGAGGAATCGGCCCATACGACGATCTCCTGA
- a CDS encoding DUF7525 family protein has product MATSTNSTDRGIGLSVLFGALAVLGAIVMAVGAPEQLAAWGFAAAVIFGCLAVVAAHKLW; this is encoded by the coding sequence ATGGCTACGTCAACGAATTCGACGGATCGCGGCATCGGACTTTCGGTGCTCTTCGGCGCGCTGGCCGTGCTGGGTGCGATCGTGATGGCAGTCGGTGCGCCGGAGCAGCTGGCGGCCTGGGGATTCGCCGCAGCCGTCATCTTCGGCTGTCTGGCAGTCGTCGCCGCCCACAAGCTCTGGTGA
- a CDS encoding DUF7123 family protein, translated as MSDYSDEDRRILSYLRESAARGEQYFRAKNIASAIGLSSKQVGARLPELSEKSEDVDIEKWGRARSTTWRVTIS; from the coding sequence ATGAGCGACTACTCCGACGAAGACCGGCGGATTCTCTCGTATCTTCGTGAGAGTGCAGCCCGGGGTGAACAGTACTTCCGGGCGAAGAACATCGCCAGTGCGATCGGCCTCTCTTCGAAGCAGGTCGGTGCCCGACTTCCGGAACTCTCCGAGAAGTCAGAGGATGTCGACATCGAGAAGTGGGGACGTGCGCGCTCGACCACCTGGCGCGTCACGATCAGTTGA
- a CDS encoding SRPBCC family protein yields MTVRVERTDEFDVEPAQLWAFIADPANRARAISVVESFSVDSADGRRCTWEVALPIPFLDRTTTVETYDRVRDPPTNVEFVGQSSVLDVTGRHEIGDRNGGSQLRSEFVVEGRLPGVERYFTRKLDDELENLRQAADRAFERESTEGSA; encoded by the coding sequence ATGACCGTACGGGTCGAACGGACCGACGAGTTCGACGTCGAACCCGCACAGCTCTGGGCGTTCATCGCCGATCCGGCGAACCGGGCTCGGGCGATCAGCGTCGTCGAATCGTTTTCGGTCGATTCCGCGGACGGCCGGCGCTGTACCTGGGAGGTCGCACTGCCGATTCCGTTTCTCGATCGGACGACCACCGTGGAGACGTACGATCGGGTTCGTGACCCGCCGACGAACGTGGAGTTTGTCGGCCAGTCCTCGGTCCTAGACGTCACCGGCCGCCACGAAATTGGCGACCGAAACGGTGGATCACAGCTTCGAAGCGAGTTCGTCGTCGAGGGGCGGCTCCCCGGCGTCGAACGCTACTTCACTCGAAAGCTAGACGACGAACTCGAGAACCTTCGCCAGGCGGCCGACCGGGCGTTCGAACGGGAGTCGACGGAGGGATCGGCGTGA
- a CDS encoding carbon-nitrogen family hydrolase has product MTDGSFRLALAQTHPDAGAVADNRAQAIELIEQAAARGADLVALPELFSVGYFAFDAYERASEPVEGETARLVADAAATNDVAVLAGTIVEDLAATESVQTPAPSGLANTAMLFDADGQRRLVYRKHHLFGYESAESDLLVPGDAVDVAEIGPFTIGVTTCYDLRFPELYRQLVDQGATLVLVPSAWPYPRVEHWQTLTRSRAIENQLYLGAVNGAGSIEGSTLLGRSTVYDPWGTPIASTGDDSGLVVADLDPTAVSTVRENFPALADRRDTV; this is encoded by the coding sequence GTGACCGACGGCTCGTTCCGGCTCGCGCTGGCACAGACACACCCCGACGCGGGGGCCGTCGCCGACAATCGAGCGCAAGCGATCGAACTGATCGAGCAGGCAGCGGCTCGCGGTGCCGACCTCGTCGCGCTCCCCGAACTGTTCTCGGTCGGCTACTTCGCCTTCGACGCCTACGAGCGGGCGAGCGAGCCGGTGGAGGGCGAAACGGCCCGACTCGTCGCCGACGCTGCAGCCACCAACGACGTCGCCGTCCTGGCAGGAACGATCGTCGAGGATCTCGCGGCGACAGAGAGCGTGCAGACGCCTGCACCGTCGGGTCTGGCAAACACGGCGATGCTGTTCGATGCCGACGGCCAGCGTCGTCTCGTCTACCGAAAGCACCACCTCTTCGGATACGAGTCGGCGGAGAGCGACCTGCTCGTTCCCGGCGATGCCGTCGATGTCGCCGAGATCGGCCCGTTTACCATCGGCGTGACCACGTGCTACGACCTCAGATTTCCCGAACTCTACCGCCAACTGGTCGATCAGGGGGCGACGCTCGTCCTCGTTCCCAGTGCCTGGCCGTATCCCCGCGTCGAACACTGGCAGACGCTCACTCGATCACGTGCCATCGAGAACCAGCTGTACCTCGGTGCGGTCAACGGCGCCGGGTCGATCGAGGGATCGACGTTACTCGGCCGGTCGACGGTCTACGACCCCTGGGGGACACCGATCGCGTCGACCGGGGACGATTCCGGACTCGTCGTCGCCGACCTCGATCCGACTGCGGTTTCTACCGTTCGTGAGAACTTCCCGGCGCTCGCTGATCGACGGGACACGGTGTGA